Sequence from the Clostridium butyricum genome:
ATAATCCAGATTATGAGGGGGGAGCGAATACCATTTCTTTAAGACAAGCACAAAGGAATTTTATTGAATTTGGTGCTTGTGATGAAAAAAGTTTGAATAGTGTAAGAAAGCCTAATGAAAATGATGTAAAAGATAAGCAGTGGAAGCCGGTTGGGGAGAGATAAATAATGAATTTAATAGAGTATTCAGATGTAGAAATAACAAGTCTTTGGAATGATTATGCGGAGAC
This genomic interval carries:
- a CDS encoding CPCC family cysteine-rich protein, encoding MKTCPCCGYKTLDDGSIYDICDICFWEDDIVQFNNPDYEGGANTISLRQAQRNFIEFGACDEKSLNSVRKPNENDVKDKQWKPVGER